The sequence TCCGCCCTCGAGTCGCTCGCCCTCCCCGGCAATCGCCTCTCTGGTCCAATCCCCGCCGCCCTCGCTGCCCTCGGCGGCCTCGCCGAGCTTGACCTCTCACGCAACAACCTCTCCGGTCCCATCCCGCCCGAGCTCGGTCAGCTGACGTCCCTCGCTCACCTCGACCTCTCCTCGAACATCCTTAGCGGGCTCCTGCCCCCGGCCATCGCCACCCTTCCGCACCTCTCCGGCGTGCTGAACCTTTCCTGCAACCTGCTCTTTGGTCCGATTCCGGCGGCGTTCGGCGACATTCCGGTCGACGTGAGTCTAGACCTCCGGCAGAATAACCTCTCCGGCGAGATCCCGCAGGTTGGGCCCCTCCTCAGCCAGGGACCCACCGCCTTCGCCGAGAACCCAGGCCTCTGCGGCTTTCCTCTGAAGAACCCGTGCACGACCCCGAGGCAAGACCCCAAGATCCCCCAGCCGAACCCTAACATCAGTCTGAACCCCAGCGATGCTACCCCTCGTCCAATCGATGCGGAAAAGCGGAGGAGGTCGGCGAGCACGATCCCCATCCTCGCCGGTGTTGTGCTGGCTTCCATCGCCTCGATCCTCCTCCTTCAGTGGCACTTCCGTCGGCGGAGCGCCGCCGGGGAGGGCAAGGCCTCCAAGATCGAGATAGGCTCCTCGCCCGGCTACGGTAGCTCTGCGGTGGGGGGCTCGCGAGCTGAGGAGCGTAGGGAAGGGCACGCGTCGGAGATTTACGCGGCGGTGGACGAGGGGTTTGGGATGGAGCTGGAGGAGCTGCTCCGGGCGTCGGCGTACGTGGTGGGGAAGAGCCGGAGCGGGATCGTGTACAAGGTGGTCGTGAACCGGGGGGCCTCTGCCGTTGCGGTGCGTCGCCTCAGCGAggcagacgacgacgacgatcccgGGGCCGGAGCAGGCGACGAGTGGCGGCGGCGCCGAGCGTTTGAGTCGGAGGCGATCACAATCGGGCGGGCGAAGCATCCCAATGTGGTCCGCCTGCTCGCCTACTACTACGCCCCGGACGAGCGCCTACTTATCTACGACTACATTCCCAACGGCACGCTGCACGCCGCCCTCCACGGTCAACTTCCAAATCTGTGTACCGTTATCTTAATTACTATGCCTACCGTCGATCATTCATCAAATGTCGTGAACTGCAGGTGGACCTCAAAATCCGACGGCTTCGGGGCTTCCGTGGGCGACGAGGCTGAACATACTTCAAGGGGTTGCGCGCGGGCTAGCTTACCTGCACGAGTTCAGCCCCCGGAAGCACGCCCACGGGGACATCACGTCGTCCAAGATCCTCCTTGACGACGACTTCCGGTCGCACATCTCCGGCTATGGCCTCGCTCGTCTCGTCTCCTCCGGGTCTCACCAGAAGCTGGCCCACTCGGCGTCGAAGAAGTTGGTGGTGCCCAGGGCGGGGACCGGGTATCTGGCCCCGGAGGCGCGAGGACCGGGGGCGTCTTCGGCATCATCGACGCAGAGAGGGGACGTGTTCGCGTTCGGGGTGGTGGCGCTGGAGGTGGTGACGGGCCGACCGGCGGACGCAGATCTGGAGGCGTGGGTGCGGGGGGCGTTCAAGGAGGAGCGGCCGCTGTCGGAGGTGGTGGACCCGGCGCTGCTGCACGAGGTGCACGCCAAGCGGGAGGTGCTCGCCGTG comes from Musa acuminata AAA Group cultivar baxijiao chromosome BXJ3-3, Cavendish_Baxijiao_AAA, whole genome shotgun sequence and encodes:
- the LOC135634355 gene encoding receptor protein kinase-like protein ZAR1, with protein sequence MMSKQPGREARAEAVVLLLLFSSAAALTTDGLALLALKSAVSVDPTGALASWLDSDASPCSWTGITCRLDRVVALSLPDRALAGYLPSELSLLSALESLALPGNRLSGPIPAALAALGGLAELDLSRNNLSGPIPPELGQLTSLAHLDLSSNILSGLLPPAIATLPHLSGVLNLSCNLLFGPIPAAFGDIPVDVSLDLRQNNLSGEIPQVGPLLSQGPTAFAENPGLCGFPLKNPCTTPRQDPKIPQPNPNISLNPSDATPRPIDAEKRRRSASTIPILAGVVLASIASILLLQWHFRRRSAAGEGKASKIEIGSSPGYGSSAVGGSRAEERREGHASEIYAAVDEGFGMELEELLRASAYVVGKSRSGIVYKVVVNRGASAVAVRRLSEADDDDDPGAGAGDEWRRRRAFESEAITIGRAKHPNVVRLLAYYYAPDERLLIYDYIPNGTLHAALHGGPQNPTASGLPWATRLNILQGVARGLAYLHEFSPRKHAHGDITSSKILLDDDFRSHISGYGLARLVSSGSHQKLAHSASKKLVVPRAGTGYLAPEARGPGASSASSTQRGDVFAFGVVALEVVTGRPADADLEAWVRGAFKEERPLSEVVDPALLHEVHAKREVLAVFHVALGCTEADPELRPRMRTVAESLDRIGATR